Proteins encoded within one genomic window of Phototrophicus methaneseepsis:
- a CDS encoding SIS domain-containing protein has protein sequence MYLEKEINEQAAVLERLLQEQHENVAQIAAAIRDFNPAYIMIAARGTSDNAARYGQYVFGSSTRLPVALSTPSLHTLYEAPPNLSKGLVIGISQSGQAEDVRRVLADARSQGALTVSMTNDEESPMAQAADHHIYLSAGLERSVAATKTYTAELTSVAMLATALSQNSEMVEQLTQLPDLMKSTLDMTANIADWAERYRYMEQFAAIGRGYNYATAFEISLKVKELTYVIGEGYSEADFRHGPIATVNEGFPVIVVAPQGRALPQMLDLLDKLCNKKAELLVISNDSDALGYATKTMSIPEAPEWLSPMLGVVPGQVLAMHLALVRGYAVDRPRGLTKVTVTE, from the coding sequence ATGTACCTGGAAAAAGAGATCAACGAGCAGGCGGCTGTCCTGGAACGCCTTTTGCAAGAACAGCACGAAAATGTCGCCCAGATTGCGGCGGCGATCCGCGACTTTAACCCCGCTTATATTATGATTGCGGCACGCGGGACCAGCGATAATGCGGCACGCTATGGACAGTATGTCTTTGGCAGCAGCACGCGCTTACCCGTCGCCCTGAGCACACCCTCTTTACACACACTCTACGAAGCCCCGCCCAATCTCTCCAAAGGGCTGGTTATCGGCATCTCACAGAGTGGGCAGGCGGAAGATGTGCGCCGTGTCCTGGCTGATGCGCGGTCTCAGGGGGCTTTGACTGTCTCGATGACCAACGATGAAGAAAGCCCCATGGCTCAGGCAGCGGATCATCATATCTACCTGAGTGCTGGGCTGGAGCGCAGCGTCGCCGCGACGAAAACGTACACGGCGGAACTCACCAGCGTTGCAATGCTGGCAACGGCTCTCTCCCAGAACAGCGAGATGGTTGAACAACTCACTCAGCTACCGGACCTCATGAAGTCCACGCTGGATATGACGGCCAACATCGCTGACTGGGCCGAGCGCTACCGCTATATGGAGCAGTTCGCGGCGATTGGACGCGGCTATAACTACGCCACCGCCTTTGAAATCAGCCTGAAGGTCAAGGAACTGACTTACGTCATCGGCGAAGGCTACAGCGAAGCAGATTTCCGTCATGGGCCGATTGCAACGGTGAATGAGGGCTTCCCGGTGATCGTCGTCGCGCCACAGGGGCGTGCCCTGCCGCAGATGTTGGATCTGCTGGATAAATTATGTAATAAAAAGGCAGAACTCCTCGTCATTAGCAATGATAGCGATGCGCTTGGTTATGCCACAAAGACCATGTCCATCCCAGAAGCGCCTGAATGGCTCTCGCCGATGCTCGGCGTGGTACCTGGGCAAGTGCTGGCGATGCATCTGGCGCTGGTCCGTGGCTATGCGGTTGATCGCCCGCGTGGATTGACCAAAGTCACAGTAACCGAATAA
- a CDS encoding metallophosphoesterase family protein — MRLAVFSDIHGNLIALEAVLADLASVGEVDLIWCLGDLVTGAARPAACVQRVRQLVEDYGKDKMQVIGGNTDRYLLTGERMPMPILTEETWQDRSQMFASRDALFNWSLSKLSWEDYEFLSKINGRELYTWVEGYGGVLGVHAVPGSDEPLSLGPDTSDEEARDALLDREGRLCLAGHTHHRMDRDVKTWRIINPGSVGWTFTQPGLAEWALLTFEDGDLTVDLRAVPYDVEAAIAEANTLGHPDPARVVKFLRG, encoded by the coding sequence ATGCGACTGGCAGTTTTCTCTGATATTCATGGCAATCTCATCGCGCTGGAAGCCGTACTGGCTGATCTGGCAAGCGTGGGTGAGGTTGATCTCATATGGTGCCTGGGCGATCTGGTGACGGGTGCGGCACGTCCGGCAGCGTGCGTCCAACGCGTGCGCCAACTTGTAGAAGACTATGGCAAAGACAAAATGCAGGTCATTGGTGGCAACACGGATCGCTACTTGCTCACAGGTGAGCGGATGCCAATGCCCATCCTGACGGAAGAAACATGGCAAGATCGCAGCCAGATGTTCGCTTCGCGGGATGCCCTCTTTAACTGGTCACTCTCCAAATTAAGCTGGGAAGACTACGAATTCCTCAGCAAGATTAACGGGCGCGAGTTGTATACCTGGGTCGAGGGATATGGTGGCGTGCTGGGCGTCCATGCTGTACCGGGCAGCGATGAACCCCTATCTCTCGGTCCAGATACCAGCGACGAGGAAGCGCGCGATGCCCTGCTGGACCGCGAAGGGCGGCTCTGCTTGGCGGGGCATACTCATCATCGTATGGACCGAGACGTTAAAACGTGGCGTATCATTAATCCGGGCAGCGTCGGCTGGACGTTCACACAGCCAGGCCTGGCAGAATGGGCGCTGCTGACCTTTGAAGATGGCGATTTGACGGTGGATTTACGCGCCGTACCCTATGACGTTGAGGCCGCTATTGCTGAAGCCAACACGCTCGGCCATCCTGACCCGGCCCGTGTTGTGAAGTTCCTGCGGGGCTAA
- a CDS encoding cytochrome c biogenesis CcdA family protein — protein sequence MDDLLLGFGLGNAAILTNACLLPLYPGLIAFLAGNTQQQKGPTWGSALLGVLVLAGILTTMMIVGVALVLLSAGAQQILPILLPIVYLFVIGMGLFMLAGRNPFATLQTAQAPMLHNRYLTAYSYGLLFGPMTLPCTGPILVSSLSIATGAADVAETFIYFFGFGLGFGWPLVVLPLIALPVQRTFIGWLTRHHDALTRASGVLLVAVGLFGFVTELLPQLLPDFDFPLAAQLAYWVAALLITVLVGWWVVSRGKQANAGVEQSPSRAAS from the coding sequence ATGGATGATCTCCTTCTGGGGTTTGGGCTGGGCAATGCAGCCATCCTGACGAACGCATGCTTATTGCCCCTATACCCCGGCCTGATTGCTTTTTTGGCAGGGAACACGCAGCAGCAAAAAGGCCCGACCTGGGGTAGTGCGCTCCTGGGGGTACTGGTGCTGGCGGGTATCCTCACGACGATGATGATTGTGGGCGTGGCGCTGGTACTGCTGAGCGCAGGCGCGCAGCAAATTCTGCCGATCTTGCTGCCAATCGTGTATCTCTTCGTGATCGGTATGGGGTTGTTTATGTTGGCGGGGCGTAATCCCTTCGCCACATTGCAGACAGCACAGGCCCCCATGCTGCATAACCGCTACCTGACCGCTTATAGCTATGGGCTGTTGTTTGGCCCGATGACACTACCCTGTACCGGGCCAATCCTCGTCTCGTCCCTGTCGATAGCGACCGGGGCGGCTGATGTGGCCGAGACGTTCATTTACTTCTTTGGCTTTGGGCTAGGGTTTGGCTGGCCGCTGGTGGTGCTGCCATTGATTGCGTTACCTGTACAGCGCACGTTCATTGGCTGGCTAACGCGCCATCATGACGCGCTCACACGGGCATCCGGCGTGCTGTTGGTGGCGGTGGGCTTGTTCGGCTTCGTCACGGAACTGCTGCCGCAGCTCCTACCGGATTTTGATTTTCCGCTGGCGGCACAACTGGCCTATTGGGTGGCGGCGCTCCTGATCACTGTCTTGGTGGGCTGGTGGGTTGTCTCTCGGGGCAAGCAGGCGAATGCGGGAGTAGAGCAATCGCCTTCGAGAGCGGCAAGCTGA
- a CDS encoding nitroreductase family deazaflavin-dependent oxidoreductase: protein MANNEVIHDSPSDWVAEHIQNYVESDGQEGHEWNGATTLLLTTRGRKSGKLRRTALIYGRDGDDYIIVASRGGAPNHPSWYLNLVENPEVEIQVGAEKLTATARTATPEEKAHLWPIMTEIWPAYDDYQEKTDRIIPVVILEPQS from the coding sequence ATGGCAAACAACGAAGTCATTCATGATAGTCCATCTGATTGGGTTGCTGAGCATATTCAGAATTATGTTGAATCGGATGGTCAGGAAGGCCACGAGTGGAATGGCGCAACGACGCTCCTACTCACCACACGCGGCCGTAAATCTGGCAAGCTGCGTCGCACAGCCCTGATCTATGGCCGCGATGGCGATGATTACATCATTGTTGCTTCGCGCGGGGGTGCGCCAAACCATCCAAGCTGGTACCTTAACCTGGTGGAAAATCCAGAAGTGGAGATACAGGTCGGGGCTGAAAAACTCACCGCAACGGCCCGTACCGCAACCCCAGAAGAAAAAGCCCATCTGTGGCCGATCATGACTGAAATATGGCCCGCTTACGATGACTACCAGGAAAAGACAGACCGCATCATTCCGGTGGTCATTCTGGAGCCGCAGTCTTAA
- a CDS encoding sugar phosphate isomerase/epimerase family protein: MVDKVLLSASLANVKDTVDLAVQKGLGVEVMAFAYPHILDGDWQATVTEYKALLADVPGELTLHGPFMDMVSGSPDPRINAVCMTRYSAAIRIAAELGAKQIVFHANFIGSLHNDFYREGWHERNVQFWPSVADYAHEYGVTLLLENMWEFDPTIIGNLLRDVNHPHLRACFDVGHAHLFSKPEYHWSYWLDVMHPWIDEIHMNNNNGILDEHHGFDWDQGVLNYHDVLAEIRRLCPDADMVLEMDSVDDMRDSLHYFQLGEAAWRSS, encoded by the coding sequence ATGGTGGATAAGGTACTACTCAGCGCGAGCCTCGCAAATGTAAAAGACACAGTCGATCTGGCCGTTCAAAAGGGCCTGGGTGTTGAGGTCATGGCCTTCGCCTATCCTCATATACTGGATGGGGATTGGCAAGCGACCGTTACTGAGTATAAGGCGCTGTTGGCTGATGTGCCGGGTGAATTGACCCTGCACGGGCCTTTTATGGATATGGTCAGCGGCAGCCCGGACCCCCGTATCAACGCAGTGTGCATGACGCGATACAGCGCTGCGATCCGCATTGCTGCCGAACTCGGCGCTAAGCAAATTGTCTTCCACGCTAATTTCATCGGCTCGCTGCATAATGATTTCTACCGAGAAGGCTGGCATGAGCGTAATGTGCAGTTCTGGCCCTCTGTTGCTGATTATGCCCATGAATATGGCGTCACCCTCCTGCTGGAAAATATGTGGGAGTTCGATCCAACGATCATTGGCAATTTGCTGAGAGACGTCAATCATCCCCACCTGCGGGCCTGTTTCGACGTGGGGCATGCGCATCTCTTCTCTAAGCCGGAGTATCACTGGTCTTACTGGCTGGACGTGATGCACCCCTGGATTGACGAAATCCATATGAACAACAACAACGGCATTCTTGATGAGCATCACGGCTTTGATTGGGATCAGGGTGTGCTGAATTATCATGATGTGCTGGCTGAGATCCGCCGACTATGCCCCGATGCAGATATGGTCCTGGAAATGGACAGCGTTGACGACATGCGCGACAGCCTGCATTACTTCCAATTGGGCGAAGCCGCGTGGCGCTCTAGCTAA
- a CDS encoding CobW family GTP-binding protein, which produces MDYPTPHADATPMTIITGFLGAGKTTLLNRILHGEHGLKLAVLVNDFGSVNIDSQLVTQVEAGDTIELSNGCICCTIRDDLKQAVLGLLAREDPPTHLLVETSGVSDPLEVALTFKYTPQVRIDSILTVVDAENILTVADDHRVLALNQIGMADLVIINKVDVAEADQLDRVHHYIRNINKKARTVEVVQADVPLAVLFDGGYDPSRPETLQPSEIHTHEAGHHHHDHEHSTHATIFETWSWRSDQPLSLKSLQRAIESLPTSIYRAKGFVYLADRPDERALLQVVGQRSNLTFTGETWGATQPYTQLVLIGKAGAMDTQALQSRFESTLAGQSSGLTRLAETAFSWLRRG; this is translated from the coding sequence ATGGATTATCCGACACCCCACGCTGACGCGACCCCGATGACGATCATCACTGGCTTTTTGGGGGCGGGCAAAACCACCTTACTCAACCGCATCTTACATGGTGAACACGGCCTTAAGCTGGCTGTGCTCGTCAATGACTTTGGTTCTGTGAATATTGATAGCCAGCTCGTCACACAGGTTGAAGCCGGTGACACCATCGAACTGAGCAACGGCTGCATCTGCTGTACGATCCGCGACGACCTCAAGCAGGCAGTGCTCGGCTTGCTGGCTCGTGAAGACCCGCCCACGCATCTGCTAGTAGAAACCAGCGGCGTCAGCGACCCGTTGGAAGTCGCGCTCACCTTTAAATACACGCCTCAGGTACGTATCGACAGCATTCTGACGGTCGTTGATGCGGAGAATATCCTCACGGTGGCAGATGATCACCGGGTGCTGGCACTTAATCAGATCGGCATGGCGGACCTGGTCATCATCAATAAGGTCGACGTTGCCGAGGCTGACCAACTCGACCGCGTGCACCACTATATCCGTAACATCAACAAAAAAGCCCGCACGGTTGAAGTCGTCCAGGCTGATGTGCCGCTGGCCGTCCTGTTCGATGGCGGCTATGATCCATCCCGGCCAGAGACATTACAGCCGAGCGAAATTCACACCCACGAAGCAGGGCACCATCATCACGATCATGAGCACAGCACCCATGCGACAATCTTCGAAACATGGAGTTGGCGCAGCGATCAACCACTATCGCTCAAGAGTTTGCAGCGCGCTATCGAATCTTTGCCGACAAGCATTTACCGCGCGAAGGGCTTCGTTTATCTGGCAGATCGCCCGGATGAACGGGCCTTGCTACAGGTGGTTGGGCAGCGCAGCAACCTGACATTTACCGGGGAAACCTGGGGGGCGACACAACCTTATACCCAGCTTGTGCTGATCGGTAAGGCCGGGGCAATGGATACGCAGGCCCTGCAAAGCCGCTTCGAGAGCACGCTTGCCGGGCAAAGCAGCGGCCTCACCCGGCTGGCGGAAACAGCTTTTTCCTGGCTGCGGCGCGGCTAG
- a CDS encoding DinB family protein: MKLIPKPQEGEFAPYAIMYVDQVPDDGQVLANLETNFEVMRSYVLELPQDRLDQPHAPGEWTVKDILMHVIDNERIFAYRILRLGRGDETPLAGYDQTAYVPNANANARTLEDILDEYKSVRDATMTLLKSLDDTAIMREGNVSGFPVTVRGMIYIIAGHELHHLESIKRNYG; this comes from the coding sequence ATGAAACTGATCCCGAAGCCACAAGAGGGCGAATTTGCCCCTTATGCGATTATGTATGTCGATCAGGTGCCGGATGACGGCCAGGTACTGGCCAATTTAGAGACGAATTTTGAAGTCATGCGGTCTTATGTGTTGGAGCTGCCACAAGATCGGCTGGACCAACCGCATGCGCCGGGCGAATGGACCGTCAAAGACATCCTGATGCATGTTATCGATAATGAACGTATTTTTGCCTATCGTATCCTGCGCCTTGGGCGTGGTGATGAAACGCCGCTGGCCGGTTACGATCAGACGGCATACGTCCCCAACGCCAACGCCAATGCTCGCACTCTGGAGGACATCCTTGACGAGTATAAATCCGTCCGTGATGCAACGATGACCTTGCTCAAAAGCCTGGATGATACGGCCATCATGCGCGAAGGCAACGTCAGCGGCTTCCCGGTGACGGTACGAGGCATGATTTACATCATCGCAGGCCACGAACTGCATCATCTGGAGAGCATCAAGCGGAATTACGGTTAG
- a CDS encoding 30S ribosomal protein S1 — protein MLVMNATPTDVEVSDDDFNNMDFAQMLEVYNYDEPTRGQILTGTVLEVRRDEVILDVGLKRDAIVTRKDITRLPENYLDSVKPGMEMPIYVLRPYDEDGELVVSINKALELEDWKLAQEYLDNDTTTEARVVDVNKGGMLVRFHRLMGFVPNSHIESIPSGVSPSRLREVKDELVGKTLQLKVIQVEQARNRLILSERAARRDARSERLQELEAGQVVTGRVVNLTNFGAFVDIGGVDGMIHISNIDHRHVAHPADVLSVGDEVKVRIDSIDVDRERIALNRKAILPDPWDAFIEAYNPGDLMEGLVTNVVDFGVFVAAPSGAQGLVHTSRMENLGASTPADMFREGDAVLVRIVGIDPERKHIELSVDDVTVAEQEEWLFRRREAEGTGEEIPNASASQAIVDADEAPDAAVDTVDTGEDTVVAE, from the coding sequence ATGTTGGTAATGAACGCAACGCCGACTGATGTAGAAGTCAGTGATGACGATTTTAATAATATGGACTTCGCCCAGATGTTGGAAGTCTATAACTACGACGAGCCAACACGTGGACAAATCCTGACGGGTACCGTGCTCGAAGTACGCCGCGACGAAGTGATTCTTGACGTTGGCCTCAAGCGCGATGCCATTGTGACGCGTAAAGATATTACGCGCTTACCGGAAAATTACCTGGATTCTGTAAAACCAGGTATGGAAATGCCGATTTACGTTCTACGTCCTTATGATGAAGATGGCGAACTGGTCGTCTCGATCAATAAGGCGCTGGAACTGGAAGATTGGAAGCTCGCCCAGGAATACCTGGATAACGATACCACCACAGAAGCCCGCGTTGTTGATGTGAATAAGGGTGGTATGCTTGTACGCTTCCATCGTCTGATGGGCTTTGTACCGAATTCGCACATCGAGAGCATTCCTTCTGGGGTGTCGCCTTCTCGCTTGCGCGAAGTGAAGGACGAACTTGTCGGCAAGACGCTCCAGCTTAAGGTGATTCAGGTCGAACAGGCCCGTAACCGCCTGATCCTTTCAGAACGTGCCGCACGCCGTGATGCACGCAGCGAACGTCTGCAAGAACTGGAAGCCGGGCAGGTCGTTACCGGTCGCGTCGTGAACCTGACGAACTTCGGTGCCTTCGTTGATATCGGTGGTGTGGACGGTATGATCCATATCTCCAACATCGACCATCGCCACGTGGCGCATCCCGCAGATGTGCTCTCAGTTGGTGATGAAGTGAAGGTGCGTATCGACAGCATTGATGTTGATCGTGAACGTATCGCCCTGAACCGCAAGGCTATCCTGCCGGATCCATGGGATGCCTTTATAGAAGCTTACAACCCTGGCGACCTGATGGAAGGTCTCGTCACCAACGTTGTGGACTTCGGTGTGTTTGTGGCCGCTCCGAGCGGTGCACAGGGTCTGGTCCATACCAGCCGCATGGAAAACCTGGGGGCTTCGACCCCGGCGGATATGTTCCGCGAAGGTGACGCTGTGCTGGTTCGTATCGTGGGTATTGACCCCGAACGTAAGCACATCGAACTCAGCGTCGATGATGTCACCGTGGCTGAGCAGGAAGAATGGCTCTTCCGCCGCCGCGAAGCTGAAGGCACAGGCGAAGAAATTCCCAATGCCAGTGCATCGCAGGCAATCGTAGATGCAGATGAAGCACCTGATGCCGCTGTTGATACAGTGGATACCGGTGAGGATACCGTCGTCGCTGAATAA